In the genome of Elusimicrobiota bacterium, the window CTGCAGGGATTGTTTATGAAGACAACGAAATTGTTGTTTTCAATGATGTAAATCCTCAAGCACCGGTGCATATGTTGGTAATCCCAAAAAAGCATATAGAGTCCTTGAACGTGGTTGATGAATATACTGATGCCGGATGGATTTTGAAAATATTTGAGGTGATAAAAAAGGTTGTGAAAGAGAAGAAGCTTGAGAATAATGGTTATAGAGTTGTGATTAATTGCGGGAAAGATGCGGGACAGGCAGTGGGACATGTACATTTTCACATACTTGGCGGGCGTAAAC includes:
- a CDS encoding histidine triad nucleotide-binding protein, translated to MDKCIFCKIADKEIPAGIVYEDNEIVVFNDVNPQAPVHMLVIPKKHIESLNVVDEYTDAGWILKIFEVIKKVVKEKKLENNGYRVVINCGKDAGQAVGHVHFHILGGRKLSWPPG